A window of Synechococcus sp. HK05 contains these coding sequences:
- a CDS encoding cation transporter: MPTAPAGARRIERRSLQIGVAASLLMAAMGISVYALSGSEALLLDGLYSGVMAASSFIAARIGANVVRPPDRAYPYGYDGQEALYVLFRSLVLIGILSVAVVTAGTTIVNHLAGHAVAAVHLKPVAAYAGLMVVLCLALAWRHEHDWQRSGRCSELLRTEARAARIDGLISGVAGAALLGAPLLEPTPLRPLVPVADSVLVLLLAVVVLPEPLQQFWRALLQSAGAACEPALIERTRLAVQELLSGMSAWLLDLTVMKVGRTTFVVAYLNPAMPVDGAWLDRLRERIDQRCAELLGPVRTEVILTGQAPFSA, encoded by the coding sequence ATGCCCACCGCCCCAGCCGGCGCCCGCCGGATCGAGCGCCGTTCGTTGCAGATCGGTGTAGCTGCGAGCCTGTTGATGGCGGCGATGGGCATCAGCGTCTACGCCCTCTCAGGCTCCGAGGCGCTCCTGCTCGACGGGCTCTATTCCGGTGTGATGGCGGCCTCGAGCTTCATTGCCGCCCGCATCGGCGCCAATGTGGTGCGCCCCCCGGATCGCGCCTACCCCTACGGCTACGACGGTCAGGAGGCGCTGTATGTGCTGTTCCGCTCGCTGGTGCTGATCGGCATCCTCAGCGTGGCGGTGGTGACGGCGGGCACCACGATCGTGAATCACCTGGCCGGCCACGCCGTGGCGGCGGTGCACCTGAAACCCGTGGCGGCCTACGCCGGCTTGATGGTGGTGCTCTGCCTCGCCCTGGCCTGGCGCCATGAGCACGACTGGCAGCGCAGCGGCCGCTGCAGTGAACTGCTGCGCACCGAAGCCCGGGCCGCCCGCATCGATGGCTTGATCAGCGGCGTGGCGGGCGCAGCCCTGCTGGGGGCACCGTTGCTGGAGCCCACCCCACTGCGGCCCCTGGTGCCCGTGGCGGATTCGGTGCTCGTGTTGTTGCTGGCGGTGGTGGTGCTGCCGGAGCCCCTGCAACAGTTTTGGCGTGCCCTGCTGCAGAGCGCCGGGGCTGCCTGTGAACCTGCGTTGATCGAGCGCACGCGGCTGGCGGTGCAGGAGCTGCTCAGCGGCATGTCGGCTTGGCTGCTCGATCTCACCGTGATGAAGGTGGGGCGCACCACCTTTGTGGTGGCCTATCTCAACCCCGCTATGCCGGTGGATGGTGCCTGGCTCGATCGGCTGCGGGAACGCATCGACCAGCGCTGCGCTGAACTGCTGGGCCCGGTGCGCACCGAGGTGATCCTCACGGGGCAGGCGCCGTTTTCCGCGTAA
- a CDS encoding antitoxin MazE family protein: protein MVQPPSPPENRDPGPSKARLRVAAHRQRLRNQGMRPVQIWIPDTRSEFFAAAAHQQSLSASRSALANQDQAFIDSVNQLDEL from the coding sequence ATGGTTCAGCCACCGTCCCCCCCTGAAAACCGCGACCCAGGGCCGAGTAAGGCGCGGCTGCGCGTTGCCGCCCATCGCCAAAGGCTGCGCAACCAGGGCATGCGGCCGGTGCAGATCTGGATTCCCGACACGCGCTCAGAATTTTTTGCAGCAGCGGCTCATCAGCAGTCGCTTTCCGCCAGCCGCAGTGCGCTTGCCAATCAAGATCAAGCCTTCATCGACAGCGTGAACCAGCTGGACGAGCTGTGA